The bacterium genome includes a window with the following:
- a CDS encoding response regulator codes for MAVILVVDDEPHLRLLYRKDLEDAGHTVLEAGSAEEGLKAFAERRPDLVVLDVRMPGMNGLEAMARILDRDRRVPIVLNTAYDSYRDDFTSWAADAYVTKGADTEELLLVVRRLLEEREHLGPGEM; via the coding sequence ATGGCCGTGATTCTCGTCGTGGACGACGAGCCGCACCTCCGGCTCCTGTACCGCAAGGACCTCGAAGACGCGGGGCACACCGTCCTCGAAGCCGGATCGGCGGAGGAGGGGCTCAAGGCGTTCGCGGAGCGGCGTCCCGACTTGGTCGTGCTCGACGTGCGGATGCCGGGGATGAACGGACTCGAGGCGATGGCCCGGATTCTCGACCGCGACCGGCGGGTGCCGATCGTCCTCAACACCGCCTACGACTCGTATCGGGACGACTTCACCTCGTGGGCCGCCGACGCCTACGTCACCAAGGGCGCCGACACGGAAGAGCTTCTCCTTGTCGTGCGGCGGCTGCTCGAGGAGCGGGAACACCTCGGCCCCGGCGAGATGTGA
- the glgC gene encoding glucose-1-phosphate adenylyltransferase has protein sequence MDKTIPSRSALHPDYLKGVLTFILAGGKGERLYPLTRDRAKPAVPFGGAYRIIDITLSNCVNSGLRRIYLLSQYKSSSLMRHIAQGWDLFTGELGEFIYTVPPQLRVSSNWYLGTADALFQNIYTLEEERPELVLILSGDHIYRMDYRDMLAEHLDNDADATMAVISVPASEAKRFGVVQHDPAGWVTGFREKPSDLDPDGPDVVANMGVYLFKTEALVRAVSKDARREESNHDFGKDIFPALVAGGAKVLAHRFRGAGRTARTYWRDIGTIEAYYEANMDLVSVSPQFNLYEGSWPLRTKAYQGPPAKFVFAGGEAGRVGTALDSLVCPGVIVSGGQVERSIVGPGCRINSWARVEDSILMDGVEVGRHAVVRRAIIDKGVTIPAGYQIGVDRAADEARFTVEGGIVLVPRGERL, from the coding sequence ATGGACAAGACGATCCCGTCCCGCTCCGCGCTGCACCCCGACTATCTCAAGGGCGTCCTGACCTTCATCCTCGCCGGCGGCAAGGGGGAGCGGCTCTATCCGCTGACCCGCGACCGCGCGAAGCCGGCGGTGCCGTTCGGCGGCGCGTACCGGATCATCGACATCACCCTCTCCAACTGCGTCAACTCCGGTCTGCGGCGGATCTACCTCCTCTCGCAGTACAAGTCGTCGTCGTTGATGCGGCACATCGCGCAGGGGTGGGATCTCTTCACGGGAGAGTTGGGCGAGTTCATCTACACCGTTCCGCCGCAGCTCCGCGTGAGCAGCAACTGGTACCTCGGCACGGCCGACGCCCTCTTCCAAAACATCTACACGCTGGAGGAGGAACGGCCGGAGCTGGTGCTGATCCTCTCCGGCGACCACATCTACCGCATGGACTACCGGGACATGCTCGCCGAGCACCTCGACAACGACGCGGACGCGACGATGGCCGTGATCTCCGTCCCGGCGTCGGAGGCGAAGCGGTTCGGCGTCGTGCAGCACGACCCGGCCGGCTGGGTGACCGGCTTCCGCGAGAAGCCCTCCGACCTCGACCCGGACGGGCCGGACGTCGTGGCCAACATGGGGGTCTACCTCTTCAAGACCGAGGCGCTGGTCCGCGCCGTGAGCAAGGACGCGCGGCGCGAGGAGTCGAACCACGACTTCGGCAAGGACATCTTCCCGGCGCTCGTCGCCGGCGGCGCGAAGGTCCTGGCGCATCGCTTCCGCGGGGCGGGCCGGACGGCGCGCACCTACTGGCGGGACATCGGCACCATCGAGGCCTACTACGAGGCCAACATGGACCTCGTCTCCGTCTCGCCGCAGTTCAACCTCTACGAGGGCTCCTGGCCGCTGCGCACGAAGGCCTACCAAGGGCCGCCGGCGAAGTTCGTCTTCGCCGGGGGGGAGGCGGGACGCGTCGGCACGGCGCTCGACTCGCTCGTCTGCCCCGGCGTGATCGTCAGCGGCGGGCAGGTGGAGCGCTCGATCGTCGGTCCCGGCTGCCGGATCAACAGCTGGGCGCGGGTCGAGGACAGCATCCTGATGGACGGCGTCGAGGTCGGCCGCCACGCGGTCGTGCGGCGGGCGATCATCGACAAGGGGGTGACGATCCCGGCCGGCTACCAGATCGGCGTCGACCGCGCGGCCGACGAAGCGCGCTTCACGGTCGAAGGGGGGATCGTCCTCGTGCCGCGCGGCGAGCGGCTCTGA
- a CDS encoding DUF45 domain-containing protein, translated as MSEDRRNEEELLDRLRRDAATLAEPFELRYASIGKTRRDARIYGCCDLEGHIRIRLRSRMSGGFLRYSSLLATLCHELAHLEHFNHGKEFRALNERLLAYARVVGLYRPARGAARPAPTPAPPAVVAALRPALVAASRPKKPKRGARLPDPRQLTLFPPDDVR; from the coding sequence ATGAGCGAGGATCGCCGCAACGAGGAGGAGCTGCTCGACCGGCTGCGCCGCGACGCGGCGACGCTCGCCGAGCCGTTCGAGCTCCGCTACGCGAGCATCGGCAAGACCCGCCGCGACGCGCGGATCTACGGCTGCTGCGATCTCGAGGGGCACATCCGGATCCGCCTCCGCTCGCGCATGTCGGGCGGCTTCCTCCGCTACAGCAGCCTCTTGGCGACGCTCTGCCACGAGCTCGCCCACCTCGAGCATTTCAACCACGGCAAGGAGTTCCGGGCGCTCAACGAACGGCTGCTCGCCTACGCGCGGGTCGTCGGCCTCTATCGGCCGGCGCGCGGCGCGGCGCGTCCCGCTCCGACGCCGGCGCCGCCGGCCGTCGTCGCCGCGCTGCGTCCGGCGCTCGTCGCGGCGTCGCGGCCCAAGAAGCCGAAGCGCGGCGCGCGCCTGCCGGATCCGCGCCAGTTGACGCTCTTCCCGCCCGACGACGTCCGCTGA
- a CDS encoding DUF2520 domain-containing protein yields MKRGARAAATSRRAKADGGNVGVRGKARPAASSTSRRAKADGGNVGARGKARPAASAASRRAKAVVAIVGAGRAGGALAAGFVRAGFGVRLWDRDPARARRTARAAGAEAFVELAPLLDGARLVVVAVGDDALKSIAGRLARAWPASSAPRAVLHTAGARDATPLAPLRASGAGLGVLHPVVGLLGPRSAERLAGATATVSGDPAGLRAARAAARALGMVPLAVDDARRPLVHLAAVFAAGDLTALLGDAEDALRVAGCAPRAARALLAALAAGAVANYRALGAARALTGPVARGDAATLAAHLAAARRAVPDDPLEAHLALARSGARRLARAGALDAATLRRLLRVLASRGR; encoded by the coding sequence GTGAAGCGGGGCGCGCGCGCGGCGGCGACCTCGCGGCGCGCCAAGGCCGACGGCGGCAACGTCGGCGTGCGCGGCAAAGCTCGTCCCGCGGCGTCCTCGACCTCGCGGCGCGCCAAGGCCGACGGCGGCAACGTCGGCGCGCGCGGCAAAGCTCGTCCCGCCGCTTCCGCGGCCTCGCGGCGCGCGAAGGCCGTGGTCGCGATCGTCGGGGCGGGACGCGCGGGGGGCGCGCTCGCCGCCGGCTTCGTCCGCGCCGGATTCGGCGTGCGCCTTTGGGACCGCGATCCGGCCCGCGCGCGGCGAACGGCCCGCGCCGCCGGCGCCGAAGCGTTCGTCGAACTCGCGCCGCTGCTCGACGGGGCGCGCCTCGTCGTCGTCGCCGTCGGCGACGACGCCCTGAAATCGATCGCCGGGCGGCTCGCCCGCGCGTGGCCCGCGTCGTCCGCGCCGCGCGCCGTCCTCCACACCGCCGGCGCCCGCGACGCGACGCCGCTCGCGCCGCTGCGCGCCTCCGGCGCCGGCCTCGGCGTGCTCCACCCCGTCGTCGGCCTGCTCGGTCCCCGCTCCGCGGAGCGGCTCGCCGGCGCGACGGCCACCGTCTCCGGCGATCCGGCCGGCCTGCGCGCCGCCCGAGCCGCCGCCCGCGCCCTCGGAATGGTCCCGCTCGCCGTGGACGACGCGCGGCGCCCCTTGGTCCACCTCGCCGCCGTCTTCGCGGCGGGCGATCTGACCGCGCTTCTCGGCGACGCCGAGGACGCGCTCCGCGTCGCGGGATGCGCGCCGCGCGCCGCCCGCGCCCTCCTCGCCGCGCTCGCGGCGGGCGCGGTGGCGAACTACCGCGCGCTCGGCGCCGCCCGGGCCTTGACCGGACCGGTCGCGCGCGGCGACGCGGCGACGCTCGCCGCCCACTTGGCCGCGGCGCGGCGCGCCGTTCCGGACGACCCGCTCGAAGCGCACCTCGCGCTGGCCCGCTCCGGCGCGCGGCGCCTCGCCCGCGCGGGGGCGCTCGACGCGGCGACGCTGCGCCGCCTGCTCCGCGTCCTCGCGTCGCGCGGGCGCTGA
- a CDS encoding RluA family pseudouridine synthase — MSEPRRFAFVVEETEAGGRFDRFLAARIPDVSRSRLAELIKSGGALLDGRAAKPSEPVEAGWTATVEVPPLEEKRLEPADLPLALLYEDDDLLVLNKPAGLVVHPGAGETGPTLAAALLNHVPEIGGVGGPGRAGLVHRLDKGTTGAMVVAKTEAAHAALQRQFAAREVEKLYHTIVWGRPAEDEAEIDLPVGRDPSSRIKMSTRPLHGRAARSLYRVRGAVPGFAWLEVRIYTGRTHQVRVHMAAIGHPVVGDDTYGGRREASVHDQRKRHALQALDRPLLHAVHLAFAHPRTGARMVFEAPWPADMRAAWEVLGGVPFELAERPR; from the coding sequence ATGAGCGAGCCGCGCCGCTTCGCCTTCGTCGTCGAGGAGACCGAGGCGGGCGGCCGCTTCGACCGTTTCCTCGCCGCGCGGATTCCCGACGTCTCGCGTTCCCGCCTGGCCGAACTGATCAAGTCCGGCGGCGCGCTGCTCGACGGCCGCGCGGCCAAGCCGTCGGAGCCGGTCGAGGCCGGATGGACGGCGACGGTCGAGGTGCCGCCGCTCGAGGAGAAGCGCCTCGAGCCGGCCGACCTGCCGCTCGCGCTGCTCTACGAGGACGACGACCTGCTGGTGCTGAACAAGCCGGCCGGCCTGGTCGTCCACCCCGGCGCGGGAGAGACCGGGCCGACGCTCGCCGCGGCGCTGCTGAACCACGTGCCGGAGATCGGCGGCGTGGGCGGTCCGGGGCGCGCGGGGCTGGTCCACCGCCTCGACAAGGGGACGACCGGCGCGATGGTCGTCGCCAAGACCGAGGCGGCGCACGCGGCGCTGCAGCGCCAGTTCGCGGCGCGCGAGGTCGAGAAGCTCTACCACACGATCGTCTGGGGCCGTCCGGCGGAAGACGAGGCGGAGATCGACCTTCCGGTCGGCCGCGACCCGTCCAGCCGAATCAAGATGTCCACGCGGCCGCTGCACGGCCGCGCCGCGCGGAGCCTCTACCGCGTGCGCGGCGCCGTGCCCGGCTTCGCCTGGCTCGAGGTGCGGATCTACACCGGGCGCACGCATCAGGTGCGCGTCCACATGGCGGCGATCGGCCACCCGGTCGTCGGGGACGACACGTACGGCGGACGGCGCGAGGCGTCGGTCCACGACCAGCGGAAGCGGCACGCGCTCCAAGCCCTCGACCGCCCGCTGCTCCACGCCGTGCACCTCGCCTTCGCGCATCCCCGCACCGGCGCGCGGATGGTCTTCGAGGCCCCGTGGCCCGCGGACATGCGCGCGGCCTGGGAGGTCCTCGGCGGCGTTCCGTTCGAACTCGCGGAGCGGCCGCGGTGA